The Chitinophaga flava genome has a segment encoding these proteins:
- a CDS encoding zeta toxin family protein: protein MPNLYIISGCNGAGKTTASFTILPEILHCREFVNADNIAAGLSPFNPEKVAVEAGKLMLKRIHQLLEEKEDFAFETTLATRSYKSLVEKAKKAGYKVVLLYFWLSSPEVARKRVDERVENGGHNIPTEIIERRYYRGIHNLINIYIPICYEWSVINSMTSEPAIIASGFGEGEKLVINTDIWGIILQQSKIND from the coding sequence ATGCCGAATCTTTATATCATATCAGGTTGTAATGGTGCAGGTAAAACTACCGCCAGTTTTACCATACTACCGGAGATATTGCATTGCAGGGAGTTTGTGAATGCAGACAATATCGCTGCAGGTCTGTCTCCCTTTAATCCGGAAAAAGTAGCAGTGGAAGCCGGAAAGCTTATGCTCAAAAGGATTCATCAACTACTGGAAGAAAAAGAGGATTTTGCATTTGAGACAACACTGGCGACGAGAAGTTATAAGTCACTGGTAGAAAAAGCGAAAAAAGCCGGGTATAAGGTAGTGTTGCTGTATTTCTGGCTTAGTTCGCCCGAAGTCGCCAGAAAAAGAGTAGATGAAAGAGTAGAAAACGGCGGACATAATATTCCCACAGAGATAATCGAACGCCGATATTACCGGGGAATACATAACCTGATAAACATATATATTCCAATATGTTATGAATGGAGTGTCATAAACAGCATGACATCTGAACCTGCAATAATTGCTTCCGGATTTGGAGAAGGTGAAAAACTCGTGATTAATACCGATATTTGGGGTATAATTTTACAACAAAGCAAAATCAATGACTAA
- a CDS encoding DUF6702 family protein, producing MAILHPFYVSVTEITHNAAKKELEVSCRIFTDDLENTLKAQYNTTFDITKPANRQQVDKLIADYLSHHLQLTLDGKPVPLRFLGYKIEEDAVWSFLEADNVSAPKKVMIKNDILYRQHPNQINMVHVIVGGKRKSTKLDNPKADALIEF from the coding sequence ATGGCCATTCTACACCCGTTCTATGTGAGTGTTACCGAGATTACACACAATGCAGCCAAAAAGGAACTGGAAGTCAGCTGCCGTATTTTCACCGACGACCTTGAAAATACGCTGAAAGCGCAATACAACACTACCTTTGATATCACCAAACCTGCCAACCGGCAGCAGGTAGATAAACTCATCGCCGACTACCTCTCCCATCACCTTCAGCTGACACTCGACGGGAAGCCTGTACCCCTGCGCTTTCTGGGCTATAAGATTGAAGAAGATGCCGTATGGAGTTTCCTGGAAGCAGATAATGTTTCCGCCCCCAAAAAGGTGATGATCAAAAATGATATCCTGTATAGACAACATCCCAACCAGATCAATATGGTCCATGTGATCGTTGGCGGGAAAAGGAAAAGTACCAAGTTGGATAATCCGAAAGCAGATGCTTTAATAGAATTCTGA
- a CDS encoding phenylacetate--CoA ligase family protein: protein MYIPDIELQSQTDIKAFQEKEVMRLLGYLREFSPFYRSWFKKHDIRPDQVRTLEDFTQIPPVTKEELQEHNWEFLCVDKSRIAEYTTTSGTLGRPVIIALTEKDLQRLSYNEYISFCCADGTENDIYQLMLTLDRQFMAGMAYYNGIRKLGAGVLRVGPGVPSMQWENIKRIKPTTIVGVPSFIVKLIAYAKEHHIDINETSVRKAVCIGENIRNTDFSLNVLGKKITEQWNIQLYSTYASTEMQTAFTECKEGRGGHHHPELLYVELLDENNQPVAPGEEGEVTITTLGVEGMPLLRYKTGDICQYHQDICSCGRHTLRLSPVIGRKKQMIKYKGTTLYPPALFDLLNDMEEVKEFVVEVYSNELGTDEILLHLWPTEESEEMDRKIKSYLQAKLRVIPQVKYCGQQDIIRMQFPENSRKPVKFVDNRN, encoded by the coding sequence ATGTACATCCCGGATATTGAACTTCAATCACAGACAGATATCAAAGCATTCCAGGAAAAGGAAGTTATGCGGTTATTAGGTTATCTGCGTGAGTTTTCTCCCTTTTACCGGTCGTGGTTTAAGAAACATGATATCCGGCCCGATCAGGTGCGCACCCTGGAAGATTTCACCCAGATACCACCTGTAACAAAAGAAGAACTGCAGGAACACAACTGGGAGTTCCTCTGTGTGGATAAAAGCCGGATCGCGGAATATACCACTACCTCCGGTACGCTGGGACGTCCTGTGATCATCGCACTCACAGAAAAAGACCTGCAAAGGCTTAGCTACAACGAATACATTTCCTTCTGCTGCGCAGATGGAACAGAAAATGATATTTACCAGCTGATGCTTACCCTCGACCGGCAGTTTATGGCCGGTATGGCCTATTACAACGGTATCCGCAAACTGGGTGCCGGCGTACTGCGTGTAGGCCCCGGCGTGCCCAGCATGCAGTGGGAGAACATCAAACGCATCAAACCCACTACCATCGTAGGTGTACCTTCCTTTATCGTAAAGCTGATCGCCTACGCGAAAGAACATCATATCGATATCAATGAAACTTCTGTGAGGAAAGCCGTTTGCATCGGTGAAAATATCCGTAACACAGATTTTTCTCTCAACGTACTGGGTAAAAAAATCACAGAGCAATGGAATATACAACTGTATTCCACCTACGCATCCACAGAGATGCAGACCGCCTTTACCGAATGTAAGGAAGGCCGTGGCGGACACCATCACCCTGAACTGTTGTATGTAGAGCTGCTGGATGAAAACAATCAGCCTGTAGCTCCCGGTGAAGAAGGTGAAGTGACCATCACCACCCTGGGCGTGGAAGGAATGCCGCTGCTGCGCTACAAAACAGGAGACATCTGTCAGTACCACCAGGATATCTGCAGCTGCGGCCGCCATACACTGCGGTTGTCACCTGTTATCGGCCGGAAAAAACAGATGATCAAATACAAAGGTACCACCCTGTATCCACCTGCATTATTCGACCTGCTCAACGATATGGAAGAAGTGAAAGAGTTTGTAGTAGAAGTGTATTCCAACGAACTGGGCACCGATGAAATCCTGCTACACCTCTGGCCTACAGAAGAATCAGAAGAGATGGACAGAAAAATAAAATCCTATCTCCAGGCCAAACTGAGAGTAATACCACAGGTGAAATACTGCGGCCAGCAGGACATCATACGGATGCAATTCCCAGAGAACAGCAGGAAACCCGTGAAGTTTGTAGACAACAGAAATTAA
- a CDS encoding C45 family autoproteolytic acyltransferase/hydolase encodes MEKKKRSGWRKLGRVLLYCLGTILVLFIALAIYLVSVSRMTPPVIADQSALQLQRKQLDSTAWTIGNSWFRKSNSGLYEMYVEGAPFERGVINGKLSGELIRHQEDVFVGQIKKMIPSTFYLHFLKYFIGWFNRDLSNHVAEEFKEEIYGESFSAANGYDYIGSNYERLMNYHGAHDIGHALQGMMLVGCTSFGTWNDQSADSNLIIGRNFDFYMGDQFAEDKMVVFYHPDKGNNFMFVTWGGFTGVVSGMNDKGLTVTINAAKTSVPSGAATPVSLVAREILQYAGNIQQAWDIAKKRKMFVSESFLIGSAADNKAVVIEKTPEGMDLYDPQKSFITCTNHFQGDSLGSLASNKLQISESASEYRYERLNELLKEKGPNTVQKTISILRDRKGLHGADIGLGNEKAINQFIAHHAIVFEPKKRMVWVSAAPWQLGQFVAYDLNKIFSMHGLDSDHEVYDSVQNVPADSFLLTKDYASFQVFRQLKAKMQDGKDIDTKALVASNPEFYHTYVLAGDYHFKRGNYTQARQYYETALTKVIATKGEETHIRKQLEKCNAKLSKQ; translated from the coding sequence GTGGAAAAGAAAAAAAGAAGCGGATGGCGTAAGTTGGGACGGGTACTATTGTATTGCCTGGGCACCATCCTGGTACTGTTTATCGCACTGGCCATCTATCTGGTGTCTGTAAGCCGTATGACGCCTCCGGTGATCGCCGACCAGTCTGCCCTGCAGCTTCAGCGCAAACAGCTGGACAGCACCGCCTGGACCATCGGCAACAGCTGGTTCCGTAAAAGCAATAGCGGCCTCTACGAAATGTATGTGGAAGGAGCACCTTTTGAAAGAGGCGTTATCAACGGCAAATTGTCCGGAGAGCTGATCCGTCATCAGGAAGATGTTTTTGTAGGACAGATCAAAAAAATGATCCCTTCTACTTTCTATCTTCATTTTCTGAAATATTTCATCGGCTGGTTTAACCGCGATCTCTCCAATCATGTAGCGGAAGAGTTTAAAGAAGAGATTTATGGAGAATCTTTTTCTGCGGCTAACGGTTACGACTATATCGGCAGTAACTACGAAAGGCTGATGAACTACCACGGCGCCCATGATATAGGTCACGCGCTGCAAGGTATGATGCTGGTAGGTTGTACGTCCTTTGGTACCTGGAATGATCAGTCAGCAGACAGCAACCTGATCATCGGCCGCAACTTTGACTTCTACATGGGTGATCAGTTTGCAGAAGATAAAATGGTGGTGTTTTATCATCCTGATAAAGGGAACAACTTTATGTTCGTTACCTGGGGAGGCTTCACCGGTGTGGTTTCCGGCATGAATGATAAAGGCCTGACCGTCACCATCAACGCAGCTAAAACCAGTGTGCCTTCCGGCGCCGCAACACCTGTTTCGCTGGTGGCCAGAGAGATATTACAATATGCCGGCAACATACAGCAGGCCTGGGATATCGCTAAGAAACGCAAAATGTTCGTTTCAGAGTCTTTCCTCATCGGTTCTGCAGCAGATAACAAAGCAGTGGTGATAGAGAAAACACCGGAAGGTATGGACCTCTATGATCCCCAAAAGAGCTTTATCACCTGTACCAACCACTTCCAGGGCGATTCACTGGGCAGTCTGGCTTCCAATAAATTGCAGATCAGCGAGAGCGCTTCCGAGTACCGCTATGAGCGGCTGAATGAGTTACTGAAAGAAAAAGGTCCGAATACCGTACAGAAAACAATCAGCATTCTCCGCGACCGTAAAGGGTTGCATGGCGCCGATATAGGGCTGGGCAATGAAAAAGCTATCAACCAGTTCATCGCACACCATGCCATTGTATTTGAGCCGAAGAAACGAATGGTATGGGTATCCGCCGCACCTTGGCAGCTGGGGCAGTTTGTAGCCTACGATCTCAACAAGATCTTCAGCATGCATGGCCTCGATAGCGATCATGAAGTGTATGACAGTGTGCAAAATGTGCCTGCTGATTCTTTCCTGCTGACAAAAGATTACGCTTCATTTCAGGTGTTCCGTCAGCTGAAAGCGAAAATGCAGGATGGTAAAGATATTGACACGAAAGCGCTGGTAGCTTCCAATCCGGAATTTTATCATACTTATGTACTGGCCGGTGATTACCACTTCAAACGTGGTAACTATACCCAGGCCAGACAATACTATGAAACGGCCCTCACCAAAGTGATCGCCACCAAAGGAGAAGAAACACATATCCGCAAACAGCTGGAAAAATGTAACGCTAAACTCAGCAAACAATGA
- a CDS encoding TIR domain-containing protein yields the protein MLHHTSFAALVKKNILTDLSNNTIDSLINKASQVDFAVFIFSPDDLILKRNKETKVVRDNVIFELGLFIGTIGKARCYIVKPRNVELHFPTDLLGLTTTDYESNRSDGDLSSALNLACSLIKKEISKLGLLDIKSLGAKETTVKESVMTFTDVDFRVLAKLLSTHTSFSGGFRLWDIKRELDIQESFVDLSSIKLESMGFVQKRNSSENDGYEYYSYTITQDGINYLLQNEEKLHSISRISKNKNGRLVDNGDDLPF from the coding sequence GTGCTGCACCATACCTCGTTTGCGGCTTTGGTAAAAAAGAATATCCTTACCGATTTATCTAATAACACAATTGATTCTTTAATTAACAAAGCATCGCAAGTAGACTTCGCTGTATTTATTTTCTCTCCTGATGATCTGATTTTAAAGAGGAATAAGGAAACAAAAGTTGTTAGAGATAATGTGATTTTTGAGCTTGGACTTTTTATTGGAACTATAGGTAAAGCTAGGTGCTATATAGTAAAGCCGAGAAATGTTGAGTTACATTTTCCTACTGATTTATTAGGGCTAACAACTACAGACTATGAATCAAATAGATCGGATGGAGATCTAAGTTCTGCCTTGAATTTGGCCTGTAGCCTAATAAAGAAAGAAATTTCCAAACTTGGACTATTAGATATTAAGTCGTTGGGAGCAAAGGAAACAACAGTTAAAGAATCAGTTATGACCTTTACCGACGTGGATTTTCGAGTTTTAGCCAAGTTATTATCGACTCATACTTCTTTTTCAGGAGGATTCCGATTATGGGATATAAAAAGGGAGCTTGATATTCAGGAAAGTTTTGTAGATCTCTCTTCTATTAAGCTGGAAAGCATGGGGTTTGTCCAAAAACGTAACAGCAGCGAAAATGACGGATATGAATACTATTCATACACAATTACACAAGATGGAATAAACTACTTATTGCAGAATGAAGAAAAGCTTCATTCTATTTCTAGGATAAGTAAAAATAAGAATGGGAGATTGGTAGATAATGGTGATGACTTACCCTTTTAA
- the acpS gene encoding holo-ACP synthase has protein sequence MIVGIGTDITDVARITDKVAKGKGFRELVFTPLEITYCEQQAAPGESYAARFAAKEAFLKALGTGWGNGGVNFNEIEIRNDAAGRPELFLLAHNDRFASLGVKKIWVSLSHEKNAAVAMVILEN, from the coding sequence ATGATTGTTGGCATAGGCACCGATATTACAGATGTAGCCCGCATAACAGACAAAGTGGCTAAGGGAAAAGGTTTCCGCGAGCTGGTGTTTACACCGCTGGAGATTACCTACTGTGAGCAGCAGGCTGCTCCGGGAGAGAGTTATGCAGCCCGTTTTGCCGCCAAAGAAGCCTTCCTGAAAGCGTTGGGCACCGGCTGGGGTAATGGTGGTGTCAACTTCAACGAAATAGAAATACGCAATGATGCTGCTGGCCGGCCGGAACTGTTTCTACTGGCACATAACGACAGATTCGCATCGTTGGGTGTAAAAAAAATATGGGTGTCATTGTCACACGAAAAAAATGCGGCTGTGGCAATGGTGATTCTCGAAAACTAA
- a CDS encoding HupE/UreJ family protein → MDALYFELGWQHILNWEGYDHILFVIALSAIYLMKEWKKLLVLVTAFTIGHSITLALSVLHIIRISSSLVEFLIPVTICITALSNILRKDEEPQNLQLNYFYALFFGLIHGLGFSNYLKSLLGTQANIVQPLLGFNIGLEFGQLLIVAIVMLLSGTIVNIGRVSRRDWNMFLSSATFGIAFLMVVQGVRELLK, encoded by the coding sequence ATGGACGCGTTGTATTTTGAGCTGGGATGGCAACATATTCTCAATTGGGAAGGTTATGATCATATTCTTTTTGTGATTGCCCTGAGTGCGATTTACCTGATGAAAGAATGGAAAAAACTGCTGGTTTTAGTGACTGCCTTCACCATAGGACATTCTATTACGCTGGCTTTAAGTGTATTACACATTATCAGGATATCCAGTTCCCTGGTGGAGTTTCTGATTCCGGTGACCATCTGTATCACAGCATTATCCAACATTCTGAGAAAAGATGAGGAGCCGCAGAACCTGCAGCTCAACTACTTCTATGCTTTGTTCTTCGGCCTGATCCATGGATTGGGTTTTTCCAATTATCTGAAAAGCCTGCTGGGCACACAGGCCAATATCGTGCAGCCGCTGCTGGGTTTTAACATCGGCCTGGAATTCGGGCAGCTGCTCATTGTGGCCATAGTGATGCTGCTGTCAGGGACGATTGTCAACATCGGGCGGGTAAGCCGCCGCGACTGGAATATGTTTTTATCTTCTGCTACCTTTGGTATTGCCTTTCTCATGGTTGTCCAGGGCGTAAGAGAGCTATTGAAATAA